In Cyclopterus lumpus isolate fCycLum1 chromosome 17, fCycLum1.pri, whole genome shotgun sequence, a genomic segment contains:
- the adcyap1b gene encoding adenylate cyclase activating polypeptide 1b isoform X1: MASSSKATLILLVYGILMHYSVFCTPIGLSYPKIRLENDAFDEDGNSLSDMGFDSDQIAIRSPPSLNDDAYTLYYPPEKRPERHAEEELDRALREILGQLTARHYLHSLVTIRAGEDNSMEEESEPLSKRHSDGIFTDSYSRYRKQMAVQKYLAAVLGRRYRQRVRNKGRRLAYL, translated from the exons ATGGCCAGTTCGAGTAAAGCGACTTTAATCTTGCTCGTCTACGGAATCTTAATGCACTACAGCGTCTTCTGCACACCTATCGGACTAAGTTACCCTAAGATTAG ACTTGAAAACGACGCCTTCGATGAGGACGGCAATTCCTTATCCGACATGGGTTTTGATAGCGATCAGATCGCGATCCGGAGCCCTCCGTCCTTAAACGACGACGCGTACACCCTGTACTACCCACCGGAGAAGAG ACCAGAAAGGCATGCTGAGGAAGAATTAGATAGAGCCTTGAGGGAGATCCTGGGTCAGTTAACAGCGAGACATTATCTGCATTCTCTGGTGACAATTCGTGCAGG tgAAGACAACAGCATGGAGGAAGAGTCAGAGCCCTTATCCAAAAGACATTCAGATGGGATCTTCACCGACAGCTACAGTCGCTATAGAAAGCAGATGGCCGTGCAGAAATACCTGGCAGCGGTTCTGGGAAGAAGGTACAGACAGAGAGTTAGGAACAAAGGACGCCGACTTGCCTATTTGTAG
- the adcyap1b gene encoding adenylate cyclase activating polypeptide 1b isoform X2, with translation MASSSKATLILLVYGILMHYSVFCTPIGLSYPKIRLENDAFDEDGNSLSDMGFDSDQIAIRSPPSLNDDAYTLYYPPEKSEDNSMEEESEPLSKRHSDGIFTDSYSRYRKQMAVQKYLAAVLGRRYRQRVRNKGRRLAYL, from the exons ATGGCCAGTTCGAGTAAAGCGACTTTAATCTTGCTCGTCTACGGAATCTTAATGCACTACAGCGTCTTCTGCACACCTATCGGACTAAGTTACCCTAAGATTAG ACTTGAAAACGACGCCTTCGATGAGGACGGCAATTCCTTATCCGACATGGGTTTTGATAGCGATCAGATCGCGATCCGGAGCCCTCCGTCCTTAAACGACGACGCGTACACCCTGTACTACCCACCGGAGAAGAG tgAAGACAACAGCATGGAGGAAGAGTCAGAGCCCTTATCCAAAAGACATTCAGATGGGATCTTCACCGACAGCTACAGTCGCTATAGAAAGCAGATGGCCGTGCAGAAATACCTGGCAGCGGTTCTGGGAAGAAGGTACAGACAGAGAGTTAGGAACAAAGGACGCCGACTTGCCTATTTGTAG